A stretch of Blautia liquoris DNA encodes these proteins:
- a CDS encoding phage head-tail connector protein, whose product MAALDDVKLLLGITDTDMDSKLNLIIANAGRQVLAYLPADVTTVPDPLQYIVTELAIVRFNRIGNEGMASYSQEGESITYGDDIAPYLSAIQAWLTMQESNKRGVVRFL is encoded by the coding sequence ATGGCAGCACTTGACGATGTAAAACTCCTGTTGGGTATTACTGATACCGACATGGACAGCAAGCTAAACCTGATCATTGCTAATGCAGGGAGACAGGTGCTTGCTTATCTGCCAGCCGATGTAACGACTGTTCCGGATCCATTGCAGTACATCGTGACAGAGCTTGCAATTGTACGCTTTAACCGGATCGGGAATGAAGGTATGGCCAGCTACAGCCAGGAGGGAGAGAGTATTACATACGGGGATGATATTGCCCCGTATCTCTCCGCAATTCAAGCATGGCTTACTATGCAAGAGAGTAATAAGAGAGGGGTGGTGAGGTTTCTGTGA
- a CDS encoding tail assembly chaperone: MQIKINGIDHTLRFGLKFIRELDEKYYFEKNGVKFGATLEDRVPLIFSHDPVTLADFLYSATATEDNRPTRDEVDTYIEACEDIDKLFEEVLSELKNSNVTRSRVEQMEALLNMMKEIQEEEKGKKPKSPPKKPTKN; the protein is encoded by the coding sequence ATGCAGATTAAAATAAATGGTATTGACCATACTTTGAGATTTGGTCTTAAATTCATCCGCGAACTGGACGAAAAGTATTATTTTGAAAAAAATGGCGTGAAGTTCGGCGCAACGCTTGAGGACAGAGTGCCTTTGATATTTTCTCACGATCCGGTGACGCTGGCTGATTTTCTCTACTCCGCAACCGCAACTGAGGACAACAGACCTACCAGGGATGAGGTAGACACCTATATTGAAGCATGCGAGGATATCGATAAGTTATTCGAGGAGGTGTTAAGTGAGCTAAAAAACTCGAATGTTACCAGGAGCCGAGTGGAACAGATGGAGGCGCTTCTGAACATGATGAAGGAAATCCAGGAAGAGGAGAAAGGCAAGAAGCCGAAAAGTCCTCCAAAGAAACCTACGAAGAACTGA
- a CDS encoding phage major tail protein, TP901-1 family produces MQTPIFGKEKILKFRRYEDAATKKAAKLALQIEHTITYDTNADSQMTKDGPINYDGGLTTSIEISAISTRDEVNEMLRQSVLKRELLEVWEIDLGNKTTDNKYKAKYGRGRLTEWEDPANVEEAAQFTTTFNVDGELQDGEVTLTADEIATIQYAFQDTEIESGS; encoded by the coding sequence ATGCAAACACCTATTTTCGGCAAAGAGAAGATTTTAAAGTTCCGCCGATACGAAGATGCTGCAACGAAAAAGGCAGCAAAGCTGGCACTGCAAATTGAGCATACCATCACGTATGACACCAATGCAGACAGTCAAATGACAAAAGACGGTCCTATCAACTACGATGGCGGGCTGACCACATCGATTGAAATTTCTGCAATCTCCACCAGGGATGAAGTTAACGAGATGTTGCGGCAGAGCGTGCTTAAAAGGGAACTGCTTGAGGTCTGGGAGATTGACCTGGGCAATAAAACCACAGATAACAAGTACAAGGCAAAATATGGTCGTGGACGCTTGACGGAATGGGAAGACCCGGCGAACGTGGAAGAAGCTGCACAGTTCACGACTACATTCAACGTCGATGGTGAATTACAGGACGGCGAAGTGACGCTGACGGCTGACGAAATCGCTACGATTCAGTATGCGTTCCAAGACACAGAAATCGAATCTGGCAGCTGA
- a CDS encoding HK97-gp10 family putative phage morphogenesis protein yields MSSGLEIRGIDKLMAHLKKCATLEDVKQVVRVNGAEMHQKTQRFAPVDTGALKRNIRLDIENQGMAAKVTSEAEYAPYQEYGTRYMAGTPHVRPAFRIQSAKFKNDMQRLVK; encoded by the coding sequence ATGAGCAGTGGGTTAGAAATCAGGGGCATCGATAAGCTGATGGCGCACCTTAAAAAGTGTGCTACCTTAGAAGATGTTAAACAAGTTGTCAGGGTTAATGGGGCAGAGATGCATCAGAAAACCCAGCGTTTCGCCCCGGTCGATACAGGCGCATTGAAACGTAACATACGTCTGGATATTGAAAATCAGGGTATGGCAGCCAAAGTTACCAGCGAGGCAGAATATGCGCCCTATCAAGAGTATGGTACCCGATACATGGCTGGAACACCACACGTACGTCCTGCTTTTCGCATCCAGTCTGCAAAATTTAAAAACGACATGCAAAGGCTGGTGAAATGA
- a CDS encoding DUF4355 domain-containing protein, translating into MRNRIYLEMRETKKPFDLQLFAEGDGAGAGDGNGDGDGAGASGGTEEEGGAGTRSGNGNGPVSFDNFLKGEGNQAEFDRRVQKAINTAVTTAQEKWQALTDDKLSEAEKLAKMTKEEKAEYKARKLEKEIADLKRANALSDMSKTARKMLSEEEITIPDELLSHLVSDDAADTKTAVESFTKLFKESVQGAVKDALKGNPPKAGTGGKGTVTKEQILAIKDRAERQRMITEHINLFQ; encoded by the coding sequence ATGAGAAATAGAATTTATTTAGAGATGAGAGAAACAAAGAAGCCTTTTGATCTGCAGCTATTCGCAGAGGGAGACGGAGCTGGGGCCGGTGACGGTAATGGCGACGGAGACGGGGCAGGTGCAAGTGGCGGAACAGAAGAGGAAGGTGGTGCAGGGACCAGAAGTGGTAACGGCAACGGCCCGGTATCATTTGACAATTTCCTGAAAGGTGAAGGCAATCAGGCGGAGTTTGATCGCCGGGTGCAGAAAGCAATTAACACAGCGGTCACAACCGCACAGGAGAAGTGGCAGGCATTGACGGATGATAAGCTGTCCGAGGCTGAAAAGCTGGCGAAAATGACAAAGGAAGAGAAGGCCGAGTATAAAGCCAGGAAACTCGAAAAAGAGATCGCAGACTTGAAGCGGGCAAATGCTCTTTCCGATATGTCAAAGACAGCCCGGAAGATGCTTTCCGAAGAGGAGATCACGATTCCTGATGAACTCCTGTCACATCTGGTGTCAGACGATGCAGCGGACACAAAGACAGCAGTGGAATCATTTACGAAGCTGTTTAAAGAATCTGTCCAAGGTGCCGTCAAGGACGCTTTAAAGGGCAATCCCCCGAAAGCCGGAACAGGTGGAAAGGGAACAGTAACCAAAGAACAGATACTTGCAATCAAAGACCGTGCCGAAAGACAGAGAATGATCACAGAACATATTAATTTATTCCAGTAA